One Candidatus Tanganyikabacteria bacterium genomic window carries:
- a CDS encoding PIN domain-containing protein, with protein MAARRVLVFLDASVLVAASRSLTGGSALVLEVCSGRRFRGALTNRVLLEARKNISLKFGEEELVRLYRLLAALDPEMVPAPPLERIRACGGLIAEKDAHVLAGALECKAGYLVTLDRRHFLTPALLAADLPTRLLTPGDFLREVVRQQS; from the coding sequence GTGGCAGCGCGGCGCGTCCTGGTCTTCCTGGACGCGAGTGTCCTCGTGGCCGCCTCCCGCTCGCTCACGGGCGGATCCGCGCTGGTCCTGGAGGTTTGCTCCGGCAGGAGGTTCCGGGGTGCCCTGACCAACCGCGTGCTGCTCGAGGCGCGCAAGAACATATCCCTGAAGTTCGGCGAGGAAGAACTGGTCCGGCTCTATCGGCTGCTGGCGGCCCTGGATCCCGAAATGGTGCCGGCACCCCCTCTCGAGCGGATACGTGCTTGCGGCGGCCTGATCGCCGAAAAAGACGCACACGTGTTGGCCGGCGCCCTCGAGTGCAAGGCCGGGTATCTCGTGACCCTCGACAGGCGCCACTTCCTCACGCCGGCGCTCCTCGCGGCTGACCTCCCGACGAGGCTCCTCACTCCGGGGGATTTCCTCCGGGAAGTAGTCCGCCAGCAGTCTTGA
- a CDS encoding AbrB/MazE/SpoVT family DNA-binding domain-containing protein, with protein MEARPKIVKALGKGQITIPAEFRAALGIEAESLLSVSLVGDHLEVTPLRRADDLRVYSDEDLDRFLAEDRIDAETASKVRALIHRGAI; from the coding sequence GCTCTCGGGAAGGGGCAGATCACCATTCCCGCGGAGTTCCGCGCGGCGCTCGGAATCGAGGCCGAGTCCCTGCTCAGCGTCTCCCTGGTGGGAGATCATCTCGAGGTGACCCCCTTGCGCCGCGCCGATGACCTTCGGGTGTACTCCGACGAGGATCTCGACAGGTTCCTCGCGGAGGACCGGATCGACGCGGAGACTGCGTCCAAGGTCCGCGCGCTCATCCATCGCGGGGCGATCTAG